One genomic region from Jiangella sp. DSM 45060 encodes:
- the yvcK gene encoding uridine diphosphate-N-acetylglucosamine-binding protein YvcK, producing the protein MTGTLSSTTGDVARGRLAGPKVTALGGGHGLAASLAALRRMAGRLTAIVTVADDGGSSGRLREELGVLPPGDLRMALAALCGDDDWGRTWARVLQHRFLSGGELHNHAAGNLLIVALWELLGGHVEGLDWVGRLLGAQGRVLPMALVPLTIEALVGRPAAQPGAPREVFTVSGQHEVATTDGDIVAVCLVPDDPPACPEALEAIADADWVVLGPGSWFSSVVPHLLVPEIRDALVTTSARRAVTLNLSEEGGETTGFTPEMHLEVLGAYAPDLRLDLVIAERRSCTDEKLLRRIAGEMGAELVVADVAKADGTAQHDPVRLGRTYAQTLGNSGIGPWH; encoded by the coding sequence ATGACCGGAACACTCTCCAGCACGACGGGCGACGTCGCCCGCGGCCGGCTCGCCGGCCCGAAGGTGACCGCCCTGGGCGGCGGCCACGGACTGGCGGCGTCGCTCGCGGCGTTGCGCCGTATGGCGGGCCGTCTGACGGCCATCGTCACCGTCGCCGACGACGGCGGCTCCAGCGGCCGGCTGCGTGAGGAGCTGGGCGTACTGCCGCCGGGCGACCTCCGCATGGCGCTGGCCGCCCTCTGCGGCGACGACGACTGGGGCCGCACATGGGCGCGGGTGCTGCAGCACCGGTTCCTCAGCGGGGGAGAACTGCACAACCACGCGGCCGGCAACCTGCTCATCGTCGCCCTGTGGGAGCTGCTCGGCGGCCACGTCGAGGGCCTCGACTGGGTCGGCCGGCTGCTCGGCGCGCAGGGCCGGGTGCTGCCGATGGCGCTCGTCCCGCTGACCATCGAGGCGCTGGTCGGCCGCCCGGCGGCGCAGCCCGGCGCCCCGCGCGAGGTCTTCACCGTCAGCGGCCAGCACGAGGTGGCCACCACCGACGGCGACATCGTCGCCGTCTGCCTCGTCCCGGACGACCCGCCGGCCTGCCCCGAGGCGCTCGAGGCCATCGCCGACGCCGACTGGGTGGTGCTCGGCCCCGGCTCCTGGTTCAGCAGCGTCGTGCCGCACCTGCTCGTCCCGGAGATCCGCGACGCTCTCGTGACGACGTCCGCGCGCCGGGCCGTCACGCTGAACCTGTCCGAGGAAGGTGGCGAGACCACCGGCTTCACCCCGGAGATGCACCTCGAGGTGCTCGGTGCGTACGCGCCGGACCTGCGCCTCGACCTCGTCATCGCCGAACGGCGCTCCTGCACCGACGAGAAGCTGCTGCGCCGCATCGCCGGCGAGATGGGCGCCGAACTCGTCGTCGCCGACGTCGCGAAGGCTGACGGCACCGCCCAGCACGACCCTGTCCGGCTGGGCCGCACCTACGCCCAGACGCTCGGCAACAGCGGCATCGGCCCTTGGCACTGA
- the whiA gene encoding DNA-binding protein WhiA — protein sequence MAMTASVKDELARLEVTRTCCRKAEVSSLLRFAGGLHIVSGKIVIEAELDTGVAARRLRRDIAEVFGHDSDLAMVAAGGLRKGSRYVVRVVRDGERLARQTGLIDASGRPVRGLPPQVVNGADHDAEAAWRGAFLAHGSLTEPGRSSALEVTCPGPEAALALVGAARRLDISAKARDVRGTDRVVVRDGDAIGALLTRLGAHDSVLAWEERRMRREVRATANRLANFDDANLRRSARAAVAAGARVERALEILGEDVPDHLRQAGLLRLENKQASLEELGQLSDPPMTKDAVAGRIRRLLAMADRKAADDGVPDTEASLTPDMLAP from the coding sequence ATGGCGATGACAGCATCCGTGAAGGACGAGCTGGCTCGCCTCGAGGTGACAAGGACGTGCTGCCGTAAGGCTGAGGTGTCGTCGCTGCTGCGCTTTGCCGGCGGCCTGCACATCGTCAGTGGGAAGATCGTCATCGAGGCCGAGTTGGATACGGGGGTCGCGGCCCGCAGGCTGCGACGTGACATAGCGGAGGTGTTCGGCCACGACAGCGACCTCGCGATGGTCGCGGCCGGTGGGCTGCGCAAGGGCAGCCGCTACGTCGTGCGCGTGGTGCGCGACGGCGAGCGGCTGGCGCGGCAGACGGGGTTGATCGACGCCAGTGGGCGGCCGGTCCGCGGGCTGCCGCCGCAGGTGGTGAACGGGGCCGACCACGACGCCGAGGCGGCGTGGCGGGGCGCGTTCCTCGCCCACGGGTCGTTGACCGAGCCCGGCCGCAGCTCCGCGCTGGAGGTGACCTGCCCGGGGCCCGAGGCGGCGCTGGCGCTGGTCGGCGCGGCCCGGCGGCTGGACATCTCGGCCAAGGCGCGCGACGTGCGGGGGACCGACCGCGTGGTGGTCCGCGACGGCGACGCCATCGGGGCGCTGCTGACCCGGCTGGGCGCGCACGACAGCGTGCTGGCCTGGGAAGAACGGCGCATGCGGCGCGAGGTGCGGGCCACGGCGAACCGGCTGGCCAACTTCGACGACGCCAACCTGCGCCGGTCGGCGCGGGCGGCCGTCGCGGCGGGGGCGCGGGTCGAGCGGGCGCTGGAGATCCTCGGCGAGGATGTCCCCGACCACCTGCGCCAGGCCGGGCTGCTGCGGCTGGAGAACAAACAGGCCAGCCTCGAGGAGCTGGGCCAGCTGTCCGACCCGCCCATGACGAAGGACGCGGTGGCCGGGCGCATCCGCCGGCTGCTCGCGATGGCCGACCGCAAGGCCGCCGACGACGGCGTGCCCGACACCGAGGCCAGCCTCACGCCGGACATGCTCGCTCCGTGA
- a CDS encoding peptidyl-tRNA hydrolase, whose amino-acid sequence MSDAGPPSGPQAWAMQIVVHLPRPGSPEGDPPTRRALLEAVASAAGRLVAAGYADDADPDWAAAIRQYEDGWIRKVVRRARGVHWQRVQPLPGVGVTHDGASVRALLPGPVGELPDEVRRLQVGGTEVEDAAAPGERDADPAALAVALNPAVTMTAGKAAAQAGHAAQLAWHAMPGDRRLEWTAAGCPVRVVAVPPAGWQAALVRSGVVVRDGGLTEVTPGTTTAAAWW is encoded by the coding sequence GTGAGCGATGCCGGGCCGCCGTCCGGGCCGCAGGCGTGGGCGATGCAGATCGTCGTTCACCTGCCCCGGCCCGGCTCACCGGAGGGCGACCCGCCCACCCGGCGGGCGCTGCTGGAGGCAGTGGCGTCGGCGGCCGGCCGGCTGGTCGCCGCCGGGTACGCCGACGACGCCGACCCGGACTGGGCGGCGGCGATCCGTCAGTACGAGGACGGCTGGATCCGCAAGGTGGTGCGCCGCGCCCGCGGCGTGCACTGGCAGCGGGTCCAGCCGCTGCCCGGCGTCGGCGTGACGCACGACGGCGCGAGCGTGCGGGCGCTGCTGCCCGGCCCCGTCGGCGAGCTGCCCGACGAGGTGCGGCGGCTGCAGGTCGGCGGCACCGAGGTGGAGGACGCCGCGGCCCCGGGCGAGCGCGACGCCGACCCCGCCGCGCTCGCCGTCGCCCTGAACCCGGCCGTGACGATGACGGCGGGCAAGGCGGCCGCTCAGGCCGGGCACGCCGCCCAGCTCGCCTGGCACGCGATGCCGGGGGACCGGCGGCTCGAGTGGACGGCGGCCGGCTGCCCGGTCCGCGTCGTGGCTGTGCCGCCCGCCGGGTGGCAGGCGGCACTGGTCCGGTCCGGGGTGGTGGTGCGCGACGGCGGCCTGACCGAGGTCACCCCCGGCACCACGACCGCCGCCGCGTGGTGGTGA
- a CDS encoding flotillin family protein, translated as MNQTTITVIGLIVLLVLIVLLITSRYKVAGPNEAYIVTGRRGKAVRNPETGIISTDLSGQRVVMGGGTFVIPFVQKLHILDLSSRRLSVQIRGAVSGQGVKLNVEGVAIVKVGGNEDQIRAAAQRFLTQQEEVETFTQEVLAGALRSIVGGLSVEQIIRDRAAFAQRVADESENSLTGQGLVLDTFQIQDITDDGSYLSDLGRPEAARIGQEAAIAEANARQAAEQARILAEEEIAVAQRGLALRQAEIKAETDAAAARAAASGPLAQADQDQAILAEQEKVAVRQAALTERQLDTQVRKPADAERYRVEQEAEGKRNSDIAEAEARKAAAIAAAEGRAEEARLVGESEKARRAALAEAEAIEGAKRGEAEKARRVAEAEAVRAEGEAEASAILARGHAEAEAMDKRAEAFAHYNEAAVLQMLVEVLPALAREVSAPIGAIDKLTVVSSDGVNSLPRQVTDNVVQTLEMLKNATGLDLDELIKSAASGAVGRLSGSSASPDGVDGVTVPQP; from the coding sequence TTGAATCAGACGACCATCACCGTCATCGGCCTCATCGTCCTCCTGGTCCTGATCGTCCTGCTCATCACCAGCCGCTACAAGGTAGCCGGCCCGAACGAGGCGTACATCGTCACCGGACGGCGCGGCAAGGCCGTCCGTAACCCGGAGACCGGCATCATCTCGACCGACCTGTCCGGCCAGCGCGTCGTGATGGGCGGCGGGACGTTCGTCATCCCGTTCGTGCAGAAGCTGCACATCCTCGACCTCTCCAGCCGGCGGCTGTCCGTGCAGATCCGCGGCGCCGTGTCCGGCCAGGGCGTCAAGCTCAACGTCGAGGGCGTCGCGATCGTCAAGGTCGGCGGCAACGAGGACCAGATCCGCGCAGCCGCGCAGCGCTTCCTCACCCAGCAGGAGGAGGTCGAGACGTTCACCCAGGAGGTGCTGGCCGGTGCGCTGCGCTCCATCGTCGGCGGCCTCTCCGTCGAGCAGATCATCCGCGACCGCGCCGCCTTCGCCCAGCGGGTGGCCGACGAGTCGGAGAACTCGCTGACCGGCCAGGGTCTCGTCCTCGACACCTTCCAGATCCAGGACATCACCGACGACGGCAGCTACCTGTCCGACCTCGGCCGGCCCGAGGCCGCCCGGATCGGGCAGGAGGCGGCCATCGCCGAGGCCAACGCCCGGCAGGCCGCCGAGCAGGCCCGCATCCTCGCCGAGGAGGAGATCGCCGTCGCCCAGCGCGGGCTGGCGCTGCGGCAGGCCGAGATCAAGGCCGAGACCGACGCCGCCGCGGCACGTGCGGCCGCGTCCGGCCCGCTCGCCCAGGCCGACCAGGACCAGGCGATCCTCGCCGAGCAGGAGAAGGTCGCCGTCCGGCAGGCCGCGCTGACCGAGCGGCAGCTCGACACCCAGGTGCGCAAGCCCGCCGACGCCGAGCGGTACCGCGTCGAGCAGGAGGCCGAGGGCAAGCGGAACTCCGACATCGCCGAGGCCGAGGCGCGCAAGGCCGCGGCCATCGCCGCCGCCGAGGGCCGGGCCGAGGAGGCCCGGCTGGTCGGTGAGTCGGAGAAGGCGCGCCGGGCCGCGCTGGCCGAGGCCGAGGCGATCGAGGGCGCCAAGCGCGGTGAGGCCGAGAAGGCCCGCCGGGTCGCCGAGGCCGAGGCCGTCCGCGCCGAGGGTGAGGCCGAGGCGTCGGCGATCCTCGCCCGTGGCCACGCCGAGGCGGAGGCCATGGACAAGCGGGCCGAGGCGTTCGCGCACTACAACGAAGCGGCCGTGCTCCAGATGCTGGTCGAGGTGCTGCCGGCGCTGGCCCGCGAGGTGTCGGCTCCGATCGGCGCGATCGACAAGCTGACGGTGGTGTCGTCCGACGGCGTCAACTCGCTGCCGCGGCAGGTCACCGACAACGTCGTCCAGACGCTGGAGATGCTGAAGAACGCGACCGGCCTCGACCTGGACGAGCTGATCAAGAGCGCCGCATCGGGCGCCGTGGGCCGGCTCAGCGGGTCGTCCGCTTCGCCCGACGGCGTCGACGGTGTCACCGTGCCGCAGCCCTGA
- the gap gene encoding type I glyceraldehyde-3-phosphate dehydrogenase, which produces MTVRVGINGFGRIGRNFARAVFAQGGGDIEIVGANDLTDTKTLAHLLKYDSILGTLADVSHEGDTITAGGQSFKVLTERDPAQLPWKELGADIVLESTGFFTDATKAKAHIDGGAQKVIISAPAKNEDVTLVLGANENTYDPAAHSIISNASCTTNCLAPLAKVINDAFGIERGLMTTVHAYTADQNLQDGPHKDLRRARAAALNIVPTSTGAAKAIGLVLPELKGKLDGFALRVPTPTGSATDLTVTLSREVTVDEVNAAYKAAAEGALAGYLRYTEDEIVSSDIVTDPASCIFDSGLTRVIGDQVKVVGWYDNEWGYSNRLVDLVRFVGASL; this is translated from the coding sequence ATGACCGTTCGTGTAGGCATCAACGGCTTCGGCCGCATCGGGCGCAACTTCGCTCGCGCGGTGTTCGCGCAGGGCGGCGGCGACATCGAGATCGTCGGCGCCAACGACCTCACCGACACCAAGACCCTCGCTCACCTGCTGAAGTACGACTCCATCCTCGGCACGCTCGCCGACGTCAGCCACGAGGGCGACACCATCACCGCCGGCGGCCAGTCGTTCAAGGTGCTCACCGAGCGCGACCCCGCGCAGCTGCCCTGGAAGGAGCTCGGCGCCGACATCGTGCTCGAGTCCACCGGGTTCTTCACCGACGCCACCAAGGCGAAGGCGCACATCGACGGCGGCGCGCAGAAGGTCATCATCTCGGCCCCGGCGAAGAACGAGGACGTCACCCTCGTGCTGGGCGCCAACGAGAACACCTACGACCCCGCCGCGCACTCCATCATCTCCAACGCGTCGTGCACCACGAACTGCCTGGCGCCGCTGGCGAAGGTCATCAACGACGCGTTCGGCATCGAGCGCGGTCTCATGACGACGGTGCACGCCTACACCGCCGACCAGAACCTGCAGGACGGCCCGCACAAGGACCTCCGCCGGGCCCGCGCCGCCGCGCTGAACATCGTCCCCACCAGCACCGGTGCGGCCAAGGCCATCGGCCTGGTGCTGCCCGAGCTGAAGGGCAAGCTCGACGGCTTCGCGCTGCGGGTGCCGACGCCCACCGGCTCGGCCACCGACCTCACGGTCACGCTGTCGCGCGAGGTCACCGTGGACGAGGTGAACGCCGCGTACAAGGCGGCCGCCGAGGGCGCGCTGGCCGGCTACCTGCGCTACACCGAGGACGAGATCGTCTCGTCCGACATCGTCACCGACCCCGCGTCGTGCATCTTCGACTCCGGCCTGACCCGCGTCATCGGCGACCAGGTCAAGGTCGTGGGCTGGTACGACAACGAGTGGGGCTACTCCAACCGGCTGGTGGACCTCGTCCGCTTCGTCGGCGCCTCGCTCTGA
- the pgk gene encoding phosphoglycerate kinase: MRGIDELGDLRGQRVLLRSDLNVPLDGSVITDDGRVRASVPTIQQLREAGARVVVMAHLGRPKGAPDAKYSLAPVAKRLGELLGAEVAFATDTVGESARKTVAALADGEVALLENLRFDARETSKDDAERGAFAAELAELGDVFVSDGFGVVHRKQASVYDLAQALPHAAGLLVQAEVRAFAKVLVDPERPYVVVLGGSKVSDKLGVIDNLLEKVDRLLIGGGMAFTFLKAQGYEVGGSLLEDDQLDTVREYLARAQERGVELVLPVDVVVAADISADAATSVVPASAIPADQKGLDIGPATIELFRGKLADAKTVVWNGPMGVFELAPFAEGTRQVAVAVSEVGGTSVVGGGDSAAAVRQLGLDEGAFTHISTGGGASLELLEGKELPGLTVLES; this comes from the coding sequence ATGAGGGGAATCGACGAGCTGGGGGACCTGCGCGGTCAGCGGGTCCTCCTCCGCTCCGACCTCAACGTGCCGCTCGACGGGTCGGTCATCACCGACGACGGCCGGGTGCGCGCGTCGGTGCCGACCATCCAGCAGCTGCGTGAGGCCGGCGCCCGGGTCGTCGTCATGGCCCACCTGGGCCGGCCGAAGGGCGCGCCCGACGCGAAGTACTCGCTCGCGCCGGTGGCGAAGCGGCTGGGTGAGCTGCTCGGCGCTGAGGTCGCGTTCGCCACCGACACCGTCGGCGAGAGCGCGCGCAAGACCGTCGCCGCGCTGGCCGACGGCGAGGTCGCGCTGCTCGAGAACCTGCGCTTCGACGCCCGCGAGACCAGCAAGGACGACGCCGAGCGCGGCGCCTTCGCGGCCGAGCTGGCCGAGCTGGGCGACGTCTTCGTGTCCGACGGCTTCGGCGTCGTGCACCGCAAGCAGGCCAGCGTCTACGACCTCGCCCAGGCGCTGCCGCACGCGGCCGGCCTGCTGGTCCAGGCCGAGGTGCGCGCGTTCGCGAAGGTCCTCGTCGATCCCGAGCGCCCGTACGTCGTCGTGCTCGGCGGCTCGAAGGTCTCCGACAAGCTGGGCGTCATCGACAACCTGCTCGAGAAGGTCGACCGCCTGCTCATCGGCGGCGGCATGGCGTTCACGTTCCTCAAGGCCCAGGGCTACGAGGTGGGCGGCTCGCTGCTCGAGGACGACCAGCTCGACACCGTCCGCGAGTACCTGGCGCGGGCGCAGGAGCGCGGCGTCGAGCTGGTGCTGCCGGTCGACGTCGTCGTCGCGGCCGACATCAGCGCCGACGCCGCCACGTCCGTGGTGCCCGCGTCGGCCATCCCGGCCGACCAGAAGGGCCTCGACATCGGCCCGGCCACCATCGAGCTGTTCCGCGGCAAGCTGGCCGACGCGAAGACGGTGGTCTGGAACGGCCCCATGGGCGTGTTCGAGCTGGCGCCGTTCGCCGAGGGCACCCGCCAGGTCGCGGTCGCGGTCTCCGAGGTCGGCGGCACCAGCGTCGTCGGCGGCGGCGACTCCGCGGCCGCCGTCCGTCAGCTCGGCCTCGACGAGGGCGCGTTCACGCACATCTCGACCGGCGGCGGCGCCTCGCTCGAGCTGCTCGAGGGCAAGGAACTGCCCGGCCTCACCGTCTTGGAGTCCTGA
- the tpiA gene encoding triose-phosphate isomerase — MATKTRRPLMAGNWKMNLNHLEAIALVQKLAFSLNDDDLEKVEVAVLPPFTDLRSVQTLIDADRYNIAFGAQDLSQHASGAYTGDISGAMLAKLGCTYVTVGHSERREYHGETDQLVAAKIKAAYQHELTPILCVGEPLEVRQEGRHVEHTLAQLDGALEGLGAEQAASIVVAYEPVWAIGTGEVATPDDAQELAAAIRERLAKLYSAELAAGVRILYGGSVKAANVKPIMEQPDVDGALVGGASINADEFALIARYHRNP, encoded by the coding sequence ATGGCGACGAAGACCCGCCGGCCGCTCATGGCCGGCAACTGGAAGATGAACCTCAACCACCTCGAGGCCATCGCGCTGGTGCAGAAGCTCGCCTTCTCGCTCAACGACGACGACCTCGAGAAGGTCGAGGTGGCGGTGCTGCCGCCGTTCACCGACCTGCGCTCGGTGCAGACGCTGATCGACGCCGATCGCTACAACATCGCCTTCGGCGCGCAGGACCTCTCCCAGCACGCCTCCGGCGCCTACACCGGCGACATCTCCGGCGCCATGCTGGCGAAGCTGGGCTGCACGTACGTCACCGTCGGCCACTCCGAGCGGCGCGAGTACCACGGCGAGACCGACCAGCTGGTGGCGGCGAAGATCAAGGCGGCCTATCAGCACGAGCTGACGCCGATCCTGTGCGTCGGCGAGCCGCTCGAGGTCCGTCAGGAGGGCCGGCACGTCGAGCACACGCTGGCGCAGCTCGACGGTGCGCTCGAGGGCCTGGGCGCGGAGCAGGCGGCGAGCATCGTCGTCGCGTACGAGCCGGTCTGGGCCATCGGCACCGGCGAGGTCGCCACGCCCGACGACGCGCAGGAGCTGGCCGCGGCCATCCGCGAGCGGCTGGCGAAGCTGTACAGCGCCGAGCTGGCGGCGGGCGTGCGCATCCTCTACGGCGGCTCGGTGAAGGCGGCGAACGTCAAGCCGATCATGGAGCAGCCCGACGTCGACGGCGCGCTGGTCGGCGGCGCGAGCATCAACGCCGACGAGTTCGCGCTGATCGCCCGGTACCACCGCAACCCCTGA
- the secG gene encoding preprotein translocase subunit SecG, translating into MELAFSILLVATSALLILLVLMHKGKGGGLSDMFGGGVSSSLGGSSVAERNLDRLTVALGLVWAAAIIALGLLNAS; encoded by the coding sequence GTGGAACTGGCATTCTCGATCCTGCTGGTCGCGACCAGCGCGTTGCTGATCCTGCTGGTGCTCATGCACAAGGGCAAGGGCGGCGGGCTGTCCGACATGTTCGGTGGCGGGGTGTCCTCCTCATTGGGTGGGTCCTCGGTGGCCGAGCGCAACCTCGACCGCCTCACGGTCGCGCTCGGCCTGGTCTGGGCCGCTGCCATCATCGCGCTCGGCCTGCTGAACGCCAGCTAG
- a CDS encoding RNA polymerase-binding protein RbpA → MVGGNAIRGSRVGAGPMGEAERGDSAPRRKVTYYCEHGHESSPSFAAEAAIPESWDCIRCGLPASQDREHPPAAPRTEPYKTHLAYVKERRSDEDGAAILEEALQALRKRRSL, encoded by the coding sequence GTGGTCGGAGGCAACGCGATCCGTGGCAGCCGGGTGGGCGCCGGACCCATGGGCGAGGCAGAACGCGGCGATTCCGCACCACGCCGCAAGGTGACGTACTACTGCGAGCACGGACACGAGAGCTCGCCCAGCTTCGCCGCCGAGGCCGCCATCCCTGAGTCCTGGGACTGCATCCGCTGCGGGCTGCCGGCCAGTCAGGACCGCGAGCACCCGCCGGCCGCGCCGCGCACCGAGCCGTACAAGACGCACCTCGCGTACGTGAAGGAGCGGCGCAGCGACGAAGACGGCGCCGCCATCCTCGAAGAGGCCCTGCAGGCGCTGCGCAAGCGCCGTTCCCTCTGA
- a CDS encoding YafY family protein — protein MRAERLVQVVLLLQTHGRLTAGELARRLEVSTRTVQRDLDALSAAGFPVYADRGRAGGWSLAADYRTRLTGLSPAETAALFVASTAHVLADLGLDAAAGTAEAKLLATVPAHAREQADLARERVLVDHADWMEAREPSPWLAVLRRAVWNDTRVLVRYGSAPAAVSVEPLGLVAKKRSWYLVARKDDDYRTYRVGRIAHAEHTSERFRRPPGFDLAAHWHDSGERYFAGLRRYPVRLRVRGYAATRLRWARNAVVDTVSEPDGDGWQEVAMTFESALETRVYLLGLAGDVVVLEPRELRDDMRRAARAFLEQNQGVAPGSRP, from the coding sequence ATGCGCGCCGAACGCCTCGTCCAGGTCGTCCTGCTGCTGCAGACGCACGGCCGGCTGACGGCGGGCGAGCTGGCCCGGCGGCTGGAGGTGTCGACGCGCACGGTGCAGCGCGACCTCGACGCGCTCAGCGCGGCCGGGTTCCCCGTCTACGCCGACCGCGGCCGGGCCGGCGGCTGGTCGCTGGCGGCCGACTACCGCACCCGGCTGACCGGCCTCTCCCCCGCCGAGACCGCCGCGCTGTTCGTCGCGTCGACGGCGCACGTGCTGGCCGACCTCGGGCTCGACGCCGCCGCGGGGACGGCCGAGGCGAAGCTGCTCGCCACGGTGCCGGCGCACGCCCGCGAGCAGGCCGACCTCGCCCGCGAACGGGTCCTGGTCGACCACGCCGACTGGATGGAGGCGCGCGAGCCGTCGCCGTGGCTGGCGGTGCTGCGGCGGGCGGTGTGGAACGACACCCGGGTGCTGGTGCGCTACGGCAGCGCGCCCGCCGCCGTCAGCGTCGAGCCGCTGGGGCTGGTGGCGAAGAAGCGGTCCTGGTACCTCGTCGCCCGCAAGGACGACGACTACCGCACCTACCGGGTCGGGCGCATCGCGCACGCGGAGCACACGAGCGAGCGGTTCCGGCGTCCGCCCGGCTTCGACCTCGCCGCGCACTGGCACGACAGCGGCGAGCGCTACTTCGCCGGGCTGCGCCGCTACCCGGTCCGGTTGCGCGTGCGCGGGTACGCCGCCACCCGGCTGCGCTGGGCCCGCAACGCCGTCGTCGACACCGTGTCGGAACCGGACGGCGACGGCTGGCAGGAGGTGGCCATGACGTTCGAGTCGGCGCTCGAGACGCGCGTGTACCTACTCGGACTGGCCGGCGACGTGGTGGTGCTGGAACCACGTGAGCTGCGCGACGACATGCGTCGCGCAGCCCGGGCGTTCCTGGAGCAGAACCAGGGTGTGGCTCCCGGGTCTCGGCCGTAG
- a CDS encoding ankyrin repeat domain-containing protein, producing the protein MWSADLLDQLEFYWNVHFRPRLAGLTDDEYLWEPAEGAWSLRPGPGGALDLESVQPEPPLPPVTTIAWRAMHVGRDVLGKRARAFFDPDAADADMYSALHWPDGLPAAADGALALLDEAYELWRSGVAALDDETMLRPLGPRGGPYADDSMAKLVLHVNREVMAHGAEICLLRDLYRARTDQRDPVVAAALRGDAGAVAAALGDGAAGVRPSLAAEAAGLHHWDVVRALAAAGAPVDGALHYAAGAGALDVVKLLVERGADVAAKDDRFQLDPAGWADFFQHPDVAAYLRSVTG; encoded by the coding sequence ATGTGGAGTGCCGATCTGCTCGACCAGCTCGAGTTCTACTGGAACGTCCATTTCCGGCCGCGGCTGGCCGGCCTGACCGACGACGAGTACCTGTGGGAGCCGGCGGAGGGCGCGTGGAGCCTGCGGCCCGGCCCGGGCGGCGCACTGGACCTCGAGTCCGTCCAGCCCGAGCCGCCGCTGCCGCCCGTCACGACCATCGCCTGGCGCGCCATGCACGTCGGACGCGACGTGCTCGGCAAGCGGGCGCGGGCGTTCTTCGACCCTGACGCGGCCGACGCCGACATGTACTCCGCGCTGCACTGGCCGGACGGGTTGCCGGCGGCGGCGGACGGGGCGCTGGCGCTGCTGGACGAGGCGTACGAGCTGTGGCGGTCCGGGGTCGCGGCCCTGGACGACGAGACGATGCTGCGGCCGCTGGGGCCGCGCGGCGGGCCGTACGCGGACGACTCGATGGCCAAGCTCGTGCTGCACGTGAACCGGGAGGTCATGGCGCACGGCGCGGAGATCTGCCTGCTGCGCGACCTGTACCGGGCGCGGACGGACCAGCGGGACCCCGTCGTCGCCGCGGCGTTGCGTGGCGACGCGGGCGCCGTAGCGGCGGCGCTGGGGGACGGCGCCGCCGGCGTGCGGCCGTCGCTGGCCGCCGAGGCCGCCGGACTACACCACTGGGACGTCGTGCGGGCGCTGGCCGCGGCCGGCGCGCCGGTGGACGGTGCGCTGCACTACGCGGCCGGCGCGGGCGCGCTGGACGTGGTGAAGCTGCTGGTGGAACGCGGTGCGGACGTGGCGGCGAAGGACGATCGGTTCCAGCTGGACCCGGCCGGCTGGGCCGACTTCTTCCAGCACCCCGACGTCGCGGCCTACCTCCGCTCCGTCACCGGCTAG
- the pgl gene encoding 6-phosphogluconolactonase, translating to MTTPTIVIHRDADVLVQAVAARLITRLVDAQAAHGDASVVLTGGTAGIATLRAVAASPACSAVDWSALSIWWGDERFLPSGDPDRNETQARAALLDHVPVDSARVFAMPAASGDLTPEDAAAAYADVLAAQTEKRLHVGAPAFDVLLLGVGPDGHVASLFPEHPALHDDRPVVGVRGAPKPPPERVSLSLPVIRSADEVWLVVAGADKAPAVRLALGGSGPVQIPAAGAQGQRATRWLLDRAAAAELPPGLGRPASP from the coding sequence ATGACCACACCCACGATCGTGATCCACCGCGACGCCGACGTGCTCGTCCAGGCGGTGGCGGCCCGGCTCATCACCCGCCTGGTCGACGCCCAGGCCGCGCACGGCGACGCGTCCGTCGTCCTCACCGGCGGCACGGCGGGCATCGCGACGCTGCGCGCGGTCGCCGCGTCGCCCGCCTGCTCGGCCGTCGACTGGTCGGCGCTGTCCATCTGGTGGGGCGACGAGCGGTTCCTGCCGTCCGGCGACCCGGACCGCAACGAGACCCAGGCGCGGGCCGCCCTGCTCGACCACGTGCCGGTCGACTCGGCGCGGGTGTTCGCGATGCCTGCGGCGTCCGGCGACCTGACGCCGGAGGACGCGGCGGCCGCCTACGCCGACGTGCTGGCGGCCCAGACGGAGAAGCGGCTGCACGTGGGCGCCCCGGCGTTCGACGTCCTGCTGCTCGGCGTCGGGCCCGACGGCCACGTGGCGTCGCTGTTCCCGGAGCACCCGGCCCTGCACGACGATCGTCCAGTGGTCGGCGTCCGCGGCGCGCCGAAGCCGCCGCCTGAGCGGGTCAGCCTCAGCCTGCCGGTCATCCGATCGGCGGACGAGGTGTGGCTCGTGGTGGCGGGCGCGGACAAGGCGCCGGCGGTGCGGCTGGCGCTGGGCGGATCCGGGCCGGTCCAGATCCCGGCGGCCGGCGCCCAGGGCCAGCGGGCGACGCGGTGGCTGCTGGACCGCGCCGCGGCGGCCGAGCTCCCGCCCGGCCTGGGGCGCCCCGCCTCGCCGTGA